The segment AGGGCGGCCCACCCGTCCTCGTCGGCGACGGCGTCGACGCTGTTGCGGAGAAGGTTAGTCAATTTCGTGTCGCCCCTGAGCAGTTTCGGGGTCTGTTTCTTTTTTGTCGCCTGTTCCTCTTCCCCGGTGGGATGCTCCGACTCGTCCTCTTCCGCCTGCTTTTCCAGGATCTCGGTGTAGATGAACTTGTCGCAGGCGCTGACGAAGGCGTTGGGGGTGCCCTTCTTCCCGAACCCGTAAACGGTGATCCCGCCTTCCCTGATGCGGGTCGCCAAGCGGGTGAAGTCGCTGTCGCTGGAGACCAGGCAGAAGCCGTTAAAACGGTTTGAGTAGAGCAGGTCCATGGCGTCGATGATCATGGCGCTGTCGGTGGCGTTCTTGCCTACGGTGTAGTGGAACTGCTGGATGGGGTGGATGGCGTAGGTCAGCAGGACTTCCTTCCATCCCTTCAGGTAAGGCGAGGTCCAGTCCCCGTATATCCTCTTCACGCTGGCCATGCCGTATTTGGCTATCTCGGCGAAAAGGTACTCGATCACCGAGGGGGACGTGTTGTCCGCGTCGATGAGCACTGCCAGGTTTCGTTGCCTTTCGGATTCCACGACCATATCTCCGCCTCCCGGGTTCGTCTTGGCCTGTCAATATGATTATAAGCCATAGGCGCCTGGCTTCGCTCATGCCTCGTCCGGGGTCTTGAAACCCTTCAGACTTGGGAGTATAAATATCGCTTGTGCCGACAGGCCAATCACGGGGTCTGTCCTTCATCGCTTTCCAGGGCGGTTCCAGGCGGACTTGACGCAATTTATCGTTTTACTACAATGATGGTTCTCCATTCCCCTTCCTCGGAAGGGGAATGAGCAAAGATACCGGAGGAAGGATCCTGGGTATGTCAATTCAAGCAATAGCCGCATCGGTGGTCTTCATTCTAACGATAATAGTCATAGCGACGGGCAAGATGCGTCGGAGCGTCGGCGCGCTCCTGGGGGCGAGCCTGCTCATGGGTTTCAACATCATACCCGCCCAAAAGGCGGTCTCCTACATAGACTTCAACACCATAGGGCTTCTCATCGGGATGATGATCATCGTGGGAGTCATCTCCGGGACGGGGTTTTTTCAGTACATCGCGGTTCTTACCGTCAAGGCCACCGGCGGCAGGATTCATCTTACCTACATAGCGGTGCTGGCGGTGACGGCGCTCCTATCGGCCTTCCTCGACAACGTCACCACGGTTCTGCTCATCAGCCCCGTGGTGATATCCCTCGTGGACCTGATGGATGTCAATCCCTTCCCGTTCCTCATCGGAGAGGCCTTCGCCTCGAATATAGGCGGAACGGCCACCCTGGTCGGCGATCCCCCGAACATGATCATCGGTTCCTTCGCTCACTTTTCCTTCATGGATTTCGTCGTCAACCTGGCCCCCGCCGTTATCCTGGTGATGGCTGTCGTGACGGCCTGGCTAATATACCATTTCCGCAAGGACCTGGAAGGCGGGGAAAATGCCAAAGAACGTATTGCCCAGGTCGACGAGTCAAAGCTGATAAAGGACAAGGGGCTCACGATCAGGGCTACGACGGCGATGACCCTCGTCGTGGCGGGTTTTATGATCCACCATGTGCTGAACCTGCCCGCTTCCGTCATAGCCCTTTTGGGGGCGACGGTCCTTCTCGCCGTCGTTCCCGTCGATGGAGACGAGGTGATCCACAGGGATATCGAGTGGCCCACGATAATCTTTTTCGTTTCGCTCTTCATCATCGTCGGTGCCCTCAACGAGACGGGAG is part of the Thermovirga sp. genome and harbors:
- a CDS encoding NYN domain-containing protein, coding for MVVESERQRNLAVLIDADNTSPSVIEYLFAEIAKYGMASVKRIYGDWTSPYLKGWKEVLLTYAIHPIQQFHYTVGKNATDSAMIIDAMDLLYSNRFNGFCLVSSDSDFTRLATRIREGGITVYGFGKKGTPNAFVSACDKFIYTEILEKQAEEDESEHPTGEEEQATKKKQTPKLLRGDTKLTNLLRNSVDAVADEDGWAAL
- a CDS encoding ArsB/NhaD family transporter → MSIQAIAASVVFILTIIVIATGKMRRSVGALLGASLLMGFNIIPAQKAVSYIDFNTIGLLIGMMIIVGVISGTGFFQYIAVLTVKATGGRIHLTYIAVLAVTALLSAFLDNVTTVLLISPVVISLVDLMDVNPFPFLIGEAFASNIGGTATLVGDPPNMIIGSFAHFSFMDFVVNLAPAVILVMAVVTAWLIYHFRKDLEGGENAKERIAQVDESKLIKDKGLTIRATTAMTLVVAGFMIHHVLNLPASVIALLGATVLLAVVPVDGDEVIHRDIEWPTIIFFVSLFIIVGALNETGVITGASKLFISFFKGRPLAATIAMLWFSGLVCAFVNNVAFTATFVYVARDLAVSTGMTAAPLFWALSLGACLGGNGTFLGAAANVVVADIAEKSGNRINFRNFMKTGLKVVVLSLVTASLYIVIRWGGLL